From Sodalis glossinidius str. 'morsitans', the proteins below share one genomic window:
- a CDS encoding LacI family DNA-binding transcriptional regulator has protein sequence MKKISMSAVARAAGVGVSTVDRVLNNRASVRQETRDRVLRAAEALGYREDLRKVMIHEATEVKIPVRTGFILLPNDYSFYQVLSEEISRFADGKMETEPEFLWADIHDVEKVVSSLEELAKRVDIIGFVALDHPLIRHTIKQLSAEGVQTFTLFSDLSPCGLAGYIGLDNLKAGRTAG, from the coding sequence ATGAAAAAAATATCTATGTCAGCTGTGGCCAGAGCGGCCGGTGTCGGGGTCTCTACCGTTGATCGTGTGTTAAACAACAGAGCCTCTGTCAGGCAGGAAACCCGGGACCGGGTTCTGCGTGCTGCCGAAGCGCTCGGTTACCGGGAAGACCTCCGAAAGGTTATGATCCATGAAGCCACGGAAGTAAAGATTCCCGTACGCACTGGATTCATTCTGCTTCCCAATGATTATTCTTTTTATCAGGTGCTTTCAGAAGAAATCAGTCGGTTTGCAGACGGAAAAATGGAGACTGAACCCGAGTTTCTGTGGGCTGATATTCACGATGTAGAGAAAGTCGTATCGTCTCTTGAAGAGCTGGCAAAACGTGTTGATATCATCGGATTTGTTGCGCTCGATCATCCTCTTATACGGCATACGATTAAGCAGCTTTCCGCAGAAGGTGTGCAAACTTTCACTTTGTTTTCTGATCTCTCTCCCTGCGGCCTGGCGGGCTATATAGGGCTGGATAACCTTAAAGCAGGACGCACGGCGGGATGA
- a CDS encoding GNAT family N-acetyltransferase produces MELEIACLTLEPYNDLHYEGLRVMDNDSSVMRYINNGIVKTPEETWEGIRRVRARWEKYGFSWWAIKEKVSGAIVGAACLQHLENIDGAPLEIGWWLVPEHNGKCYATEAAETVRGRANWRNLPDCGCRS; encoded by the coding sequence ATGGAGTTAGAGATAGCGTGTTTAACGCTTGAACCCTACAATGACTTACATTACGAAGGCTTGAGGGTAATGGATAACGATTCCAGTGTGATGCGTTACATCAACAACGGTATTGTTAAAACACCTGAAGAGACCTGGGAAGGTATCAGACGTGTTCGTGCGCGTTGGGAGAAATACGGGTTTTCGTGGTGGGCTATCAAAGAAAAGGTTTCGGGTGCCATCGTGGGTGCAGCATGCCTGCAGCATCTGGAGAACATTGATGGCGCACCGTTAGAGATTGGCTGGTGGCTCGTCCCAGAACATAACGGCAAATGCTATGCAACAGAAGCCGCTGAAACCGTTCGCGGCAGAGCTAACTGGCGCAACCTACCTGATTGCGGTTGCCGATCCTAA
- a CDS encoding acyltransferase family protein, which yields MNLDTCMSDASHLWFLFSIINLYFILPLLRFAFVKAQRAMLTNVIAALFIIANVSLLENALTAGLGIASIIDVESVNGVSQLFIGWLSRSLFPAPAFAAEGNGGLILLALASFTLLVWLTQRWGINFFYGKTYNVFLQGAAISVFILLLCSRVKRLEKIISHVGNKTLGIYLVHNIFIM from the coding sequence ATAAATCTTGATACCTGCATGAGTGATGCAAGCCATTTATGGTTTTTGTTTTCCATTATCAATCTTTATTTCATTTTACCGCTATTGAGATTCGCCTTTGTCAAAGCACAGCGGGCAATGCTGACAAACGTTATCGCGGCCCTGTTTATTATCGCCAACGTATCGTTACTGGAAAACGCACTTACCGCCGGGCTAGGTATAGCCTCCATTATCGATGTCGAGTCAGTTAACGGGGTTAGTCAGCTTTTTATTGGGTGGTTATCTCGGTCTCTTTTTCCAGCCCCTGCCTTTGCCGCGGAGGGTAACGGGGGGTTGATACTTTTGGCATTAGCGAGTTTCACACTCTTGGTCTGGTTAACACAGCGCTGGGGTATTAACTTCTTCTACGGTAAAACCTATAACGTTTTTTTACAGGGTGCAGCCATTAGTGTTTTCATACTGCTCCTTTGCAGCCGTGTAAAACGACTGGAAAAAATAATTTCCCACGTTGGCAACAAGACCTTGGGCATTTATCTGGTGCATAATATTTTCATTATGTAA
- a CDS encoding IS5 family transposase, which yields MAKQKFKITNWSTYNKAFKQRGALTIWLDESAIVAWAEKTTPERRGRPLHYIDMAITTVLMMKRVFGLSLRALQGFVDAIFKLMVLLLRCPDYSLISKRAKTVKISIKTPTRGEISPLVIDGTGLKVFGEGEWKVRQHGADRRRVWHKLHMAADSVMHEIICADLSLSGTTDTQALPALINQTQRKIREASADGAYDTRYCHDALLRKKIRPLIPPRGGAQYWPDRYHERNYAVANQRLSGSNDVWKKQVGYHRRSVAETAIFRFKTLMGDHLSLRDYDAQVGEAMAMVKALNKMTLLGMPNSIRIASQSIC from the coding sequence ATGGCAAAGCAAAAGTTTAAAATAACCAACTGGTCCACTTACAACAAAGCTTTCAAGCAGCGCGGGGCTCTGACGATATGGCTGGATGAGTCGGCAATTGTTGCATGGGCGGAAAAAACAACGCCTGAACGGCGTGGCCGGCCGCTTCACTACATAGATATGGCTATCACCACTGTTCTGATGATGAAACGCGTGTTTGGCCTTTCGTTAAGGGCTTTACAGGGCTTCGTTGACGCCATTTTTAAACTGATGGTGCTGCTGCTAAGATGCCCAGACTATTCGCTGATCAGCAAGCGAGCAAAGACAGTTAAGATCAGCATAAAAACGCCGACCCGTGGTGAAATCTCACCTCTAGTCATTGACGGAACCGGCCTGAAGGTCTTTGGCGAAGGCGAATGGAAAGTCCGACAGCATGGTGCCGACAGACGGAGGGTGTGGCATAAGCTGCATATGGCCGCAGACAGTGTAATGCATGAGATTATCTGTGCTGACTTATCGCTCAGCGGTACGACGGATACTCAGGCCCTACCCGCTCTGATAAACCAGACCCAGCGTAAAATCAGGGAAGCGTCGGCTGATGGCGCTTACGATACCCGCTACTGTCATGATGCTCTGCTGAGGAAGAAAATAAGGCCTCTTATTCCTCCACGAGGTGGGGCGCAATATTGGCCAGACCGATACCATGAGCGTAACTACGCCGTTGCGAATCAGCGTCTAAGCGGCAGTAACGATGTATGGAAAAAGCAAGTGGGCTATCATCGACGCTCAGTGGCTGAAACAGCGATATTCCGGTTCAAAACGCTTATGGGCGATCATCTAAGTCTGCGTGACTATGATGCGCAGGTAGGTGAGGCAATGGCGATGGTCAAAGCGCTTAACAAAATGACGCTGTTAGGAATGCCGAACAGCATCCGGATCGCATCACAATCGATCTGCTAG
- a CDS encoding DMT family transporter, whose protein sequence is MITGIFFALGAGLLWGMIFVGPLLVPDYPGVLQSAGRYVSFGLIALPMAWYDRHRLKRLQRQDWLEAVKLSLVGNLIYYTCLSSSIQRTGAPISTMIIGTLPVLLAVSANVAYGRDEGKLPWGRLSPALLLIATGLVCVNAAELRQNVQPFDLWRYLSGIALALIAVVCWTWYPLRNARWLRRHACHKPTTWATAQGLATLPLAAVAYGVICLAMGFTHQAFPLPFGPRPMVFVPLMIAIGLLCSWLGAFCWNEASQRLPTVLVGPLIVFETLAGLTYTFLLRQAWPPLLSLTGIACLIIGVAYAVSIKPEQVEKIVSL, encoded by the coding sequence ATGATAACAGGGATATTTTTCGCGCTCGGCGCGGGCTTATTATGGGGAATGATTTTCGTAGGACCCCTGCTGGTGCCGGATTACCCCGGCGTTCTGCAGTCGGCGGGGCGCTATGTTTCTTTCGGGCTCATTGCCTTGCCTATGGCCTGGTATGACCGGCACCGCTTAAAGCGGCTGCAACGACAGGACTGGTTGGAGGCGGTAAAACTATCGCTGGTCGGCAATCTGATTTATTACACCTGTCTGAGCAGCTCCATACAGCGCACAGGGGCGCCGATTTCCACCATGATCATCGGCACGCTGCCGGTGTTGCTGGCGGTAAGCGCCAATGTCGCCTATGGACGGGACGAGGGTAAATTGCCCTGGGGGCGTTTGTCGCCGGCCTTGTTGTTAATTGCCACCGGTCTGGTGTGCGTGAATGCGGCTGAATTGAGACAAAACGTGCAACCTTTTGATTTGTGGCGTTATTTGAGCGGCATTGCTCTGGCGCTCATCGCCGTGGTGTGCTGGACCTGGTATCCCCTGCGTAACGCGCGCTGGCTGCGTCGCCATGCGTGCCATAAACCCACTACCTGGGCTACGGCGCAGGGGCTTGCCACTCTGCCGCTGGCGGCGGTGGCCTATGGGGTAATTTGCTTGGCAATGGGGTTCACCCATCAGGCGTTCCCCTTGCCATTCGGTCCGCGGCCAATGGTGTTCGTGCCGCTGATGATCGCCATCGGACTGCTGTGTTCCTGGCTGGGTGCCTTTTGCTGGAACGAGGCAAGCCAGCGCTTGCCCACGGTACTGGTGGGGCCGCTTATCGTTTTTGAAACCTTGGCCGGCCTGACCTATACCTTTTTGCTGCGTCAGGCGTGGCCGCCGCTGTTGTCCCTTACCGGCATCGCGTGTCTGATTATCGGCGTCGCCTATGCGGTCAGTATCAAACCAGAGCAGGTGGAAAAAATCGTTTCACTCTAA
- a CDS encoding helix-turn-helix domain-containing protein: protein MKEDWHKADIIAALRKRGTSLGALSRAFGLSSTTLSNTLHRPWPKGERVIAEVIGVPAAEIWPSRYYDHTGALRPRKEKAKGA from the coding sequence ATGAAGGAAGACTGGCACAAGGCTGATATCATAGCTGCATTACGTAAACGCGGTACTTCCCTGGGCGCCCTGTCCCGCGCCTTTGGCTTAAGCTCCACGACGCTGTCTAACACACTGCATCGTCCATGGCCTAAGGGGGAAAGAGTGATAGCTGAAGTGATCGGCGTCCCGGCGGCCGAGATTTGGCCGAGCCGCTATTATGATCACACTGGCGCCCTACGGCCGAGAAAAGAGAAAGCCAAGGGCGCCTGA
- a CDS encoding helix-turn-helix domain-containing protein, whose protein sequence is MITRPSYLDVFCRRLKQARQAKGLSQKQLGIAAGIDEFVASTRINRYEKGVHEANIQIAQHLATVLEVPLAYLYTEDDELAELMLIFLALAKPRRGEVMQCARRLRAK, encoded by the coding sequence ATGATCACACGACCTTCTTATCTTGATGTCTTTTGCCGCCGGTTAAAACAGGCACGGCAGGCCAAGGGCCTTTCGCAAAAGCAATTGGGTATTGCGGCGGGTATCGATGAGTTCGTTGCCAGTACGCGTATCAATCGTTATGAGAAAGGCGTCCATGAGGCCAATATTCAAATTGCCCAGCATTTGGCAACGGTGCTTGAGGTGCCGCTCGCTTATCTGTATACCGAAGATGATGAGTTAGCGGAGTTGATGCTTATTTTTCTGGCGCTGGCGAAGCCGCGGCGTGGGGAAGTGATGCAATGTGCGCGCCGTCTGCGGGCAAAATGA
- the azuC gene encoding stress response protein AzuC, whose protein sequence is MKFRNFIKKILASYLNTVKDVPPGAIM, encoded by the coding sequence ATGAAATTTCGTAACTTTATCAAAAAAATTCTGGCGTCCTATCTGAACACCGTCAAAGATGTACCGCCCGGCGCCATAATGTAA